A single window of Gammaproteobacteria bacterium DNA harbors:
- a CDS encoding S49 family peptidase: MQDTENSASSNSSADVQNTEQNWERQLLTRLAMASLHEQRRTRRWRIVFIILFFGYIGVLMAMSAFSGKGTVSTGSHTAVVDLLGVIEADGDANAQDTIDSLRDAFEDSGTKGVILRINSPGGSPVQSAYIYDEMVRLRAEYPDVPLYAVIEDVGASGGYYVAAGAEKIYAAKASIVGSIGVRMDGFGFVKTMDKLGIERRLLTAGNNKGMLDPFTPVNVEQQQHVQNLLDQVHKQFIDAVKAQRGNRLKEDETLFTGLIWTGEQGINLGLVDELASVDYVAREVIGEKELQHYGRKKTFMETLLSEVRNGVQFGVQAMLEPRLR; encoded by the coding sequence ATGCAAGATACCGAAAATTCAGCATCATCTAATTCATCAGCAGATGTACAAAACACCGAACAAAATTGGGAGCGCCAATTATTAACGCGCCTCGCCATGGCTTCCTTGCATGAACAACGTCGTACGCGTCGTTGGCGAATTGTGTTTATTATATTATTTTTTGGCTACATCGGCGTGTTAATGGCCATGAGTGCGTTTTCTGGCAAAGGTACCGTTAGCACAGGTTCACATACGGCGGTTGTTGATTTGTTAGGTGTCATTGAAGCGGATGGCGATGCCAACGCACAAGATACGATAGATTCATTACGCGATGCGTTTGAAGACTCCGGTACTAAAGGCGTGATTTTACGTATCAATAGTCCAGGCGGCAGCCCAGTACAATCAGCTTATATCTATGATGAAATGGTGCGTTTGCGTGCGGAATATCCTGATGTGCCGTTATATGCAGTAATTGAAGATGTCGGTGCATCCGGTGGTTATTATGTTGCTGCCGGTGCGGAAAAAATTTATGCCGCGAAAGCCAGTATTGTAGGTTCTATTGGTGTGCGCATGGATGGTTTTGGTTTTGTAAAAACCATGGACAAATTAGGCATTGAACGTCGCTTGTTAACAGCGGGTAATAATAAAGGCATGTTAGATCCCTTTACGCCTGTGAATGTTGAGCAACAACAACATGTGCAAAATTTATTGGATCAAGTGCATAAACAATTTATTGATGCGGTTAAAGCGCAACGCGGTAATCGCTTAAAAGAAGATGAAACGTTATTTACTGGTTTGATCTGGACGGGTGAGCAAGGTATTAATTTAGGTTTGGTTGATGAATTAGCCAGTGTAGATTATGTTGCGCGCGAAGTTATTGGCGAAAAAGAATTGCAACATTACGGCCGCAAGAAAACCTTTATGGAAACGTTGCTAAGCGAAGTGCGCAATGGTGTTCAATTTGGCGTGCAAGCAATGTTAGAACCTCGTTTGCGTTAG
- a CDS encoding NAD(P)H-hydrate dehydratase, producing MYNGDTVDVLPTALYRANQIREFDRRAIEELHIPAYELMNRAGAAALAFARIRFLNNQLSNKRITVVCGAGNNGGDGYVFARLAQAAGAHVTVVAITSIEHLQADAATAAQAWLSAGVVVNTWESLATADLIVDALLGIGLQREVEGRFAEVIHAINNAQAPILALDLPSGLHADTGRVLGVAVCATATITFVGLKQGLFTAAATDHVGELVFDDLMLPLCTETSAAAQRLTLKHLRACQKPRARNAHKNSYGHVLIIGGDQGMSGAVLLAAVAALRCGAGLVTIATRIEHASALNVGHPELMVHGVDTGSELLSLIQRADVIAIGPGLGQSKWARRLFSQVLLQHKPLIVDADALNLLAQDPVKHRDWILTPHPGEAARLLNVTTTTIQHDRFHAAKALSERFGARIVLKGAGSLVCEPEHLDISLCDRGNSGMATAGMGDVLTGVIAALLAQGFSLTEAARMGVLLHACAGDRAAGQTPRGLIASDMWNPLRDLVNGI from the coding sequence ATGTATAACGGTGACACAGTAGATGTTTTACCGACTGCTTTATACCGTGCGAATCAAATCAGAGAATTTGATCGACGGGCGATTGAAGAGCTGCATATACCTGCTTATGAATTAATGAATCGTGCGGGCGCTGCGGCGCTCGCATTTGCACGAATTCGATTTCTTAATAATCAACTTAGCAATAAACGTATTACCGTCGTATGTGGCGCGGGTAATAATGGCGGCGATGGTTATGTTTTTGCACGTTTAGCGCAAGCCGCTGGTGCGCACGTTACCGTTGTTGCAATTACTTCGATAGAGCATTTACAAGCCGATGCAGCAACCGCGGCGCAAGCGTGGTTAAGTGCAGGTGTGGTCGTTAACACCTGGGAAAGTTTAGCCACGGCAGATTTAATTGTTGATGCATTATTAGGCATTGGTTTGCAGCGCGAAGTAGAAGGGCGCTTTGCAGAAGTCATTCATGCCATCAATAACGCACAAGCACCTATTCTCGCGTTGGATTTACCTTCTGGTTTACATGCGGATACTGGTCGCGTGTTAGGTGTTGCGGTGTGCGCCACTGCAACCATAACATTTGTGGGTTTAAAACAAGGTTTGTTTACCGCTGCAGCGACAGATCATGTTGGCGAATTAGTGTTTGATGATTTGATGCTGCCACTGTGCACAGAAACATCGGCAGCGGCGCAGCGTTTAACACTTAAACATTTACGCGCTTGTCAAAAACCGCGTGCGCGAAATGCGCATAAAAATAGTTATGGCCATGTATTAATTATTGGTGGCGATCAAGGCATGAGTGGTGCGGTATTGTTAGCTGCCGTTGCTGCACTGCGTTGTGGTGCGGGCTTAGTGACTATCGCTACGCGGATCGAACATGCCTCTGCATTAAATGTCGGACATCCCGAGTTAATGGTGCATGGCGTTGATACCGGCAGTGAATTACTGTCATTGATACAACGTGCAGATGTGATTGCGATTGGCCCTGGTTTAGGTCAATCAAAATGGGCGCGACGTTTGTTTAGCCAAGTGTTGTTGCAACATAAACCGCTGATTGTTGATGCTGATGCTTTGAATTTGTTAGCACAAGATCCGGTTAAACATCGCGATTGGATTTTGACACCGCATCCTGGTGAAGCGGCGCGTTTATTAAATGTCACCACGACCACTATTCAACATGATCGCTTTCATGCGGCTAAAGCATTAAGCGAACGTTTCGGCGCGCGCATAGTGTTAAAAGGCGCGGGCAGTTTAGTGTGTGAACCTGAGCATTTAGATATTAGTTTGTGCGATCGCGGTAATTCAGGCATGGCAACCGCTGGCATGGGTGATGTTTTAACGGGCGTGATTGCGGCTTTATTAGCACAAGGATTTTCTTTAACGGAAGCGGCGCGTATGGGTGTGTTGTTGCACGCTTGCGCGGGTGATCGCGCAGCGGGGCAAACGCCGCGTGGGTTAATCGCCAGCGATATGTGGAATCCGCTGCGTGATTTAGTTAACGGCATATAA
- a CDS encoding HAD-IA family hydrolase, whose translation MKQNPYQLLIFDWDGTLMDSAAKIVACLRAAIAHAGLPARTDAALRHIIGLGIYQAFEYLFPEGVTAAQHETLVQEYKRQFLELNVTPAAMFANVEPFLHDLRAQGYYLAIATGKSRLGLNRVLDDVALAPLFHASRCADETQSKPHPQMLHELLEAFNVPASAALMIGDTEFDIEMAKAANMHAVAVAWGAHDPSHLEKFAPLTILEDVTHLLSWLTQRELQVSKASA comes from the coding sequence ATGAAACAAAATCCTTATCAATTACTGATTTTTGATTGGGACGGTACCTTGATGGATTCCGCCGCAAAAATTGTTGCGTGTTTACGCGCCGCTATCGCGCATGCGGGGTTGCCCGCGCGCACGGATGCTGCGTTACGGCATATTATTGGTTTAGGTATTTATCAAGCATTTGAATATTTATTTCCCGAAGGCGTGACCGCAGCACAACATGAAACCTTGGTGCAAGAATACAAACGTCAATTTTTAGAATTGAATGTGACGCCTGCGGCGATGTTTGCGAACGTCGAGCCTTTTTTACACGACTTGCGTGCACAAGGTTATTATTTGGCGATTGCGACCGGTAAAAGTCGTTTAGGTTTGAATCGTGTATTAGACGACGTTGCATTGGCGCCGTTGTTTCATGCGAGTCGTTGCGCTGACGAAACCCAATCTAAACCGCACCCGCAAATGTTACACGAGTTACTTGAAGCGTTTAATGTTCCCGCAAGTGCGGCTTTAATGATTGGCGATACCGAATTTGATATTGAAATGGCTAAGGCCGCCAATATGCACGCTGTGGCAGTCGCATGGGGCGCGCATGATCCTAGTCATTTAGAAAAATTTGCGCCTTTGACCATACTGGAAGACGTGACGCATCTGCTATCATGGCTGACGCAGCGTGAGCTGCAAGTGAGCAAAGCCTCTGCTTAG